From the Xenopus laevis strain J_2021 chromosome 7L, Xenopus_laevis_v10.1, whole genome shotgun sequence genome, the window aaaaggggttgttcacctttaaattaacttttagtatgatgtagagagtgatttttattctgttttcattttttattatttgtggtatttgagttatttagctttttattcagcagctctccagttggtaaTTTCATGCCACCATTACCCTaacaaccctgcattgatttgaataaaagactggaatatgaataggagaggcctgaatagaaagatgagtaataaaaagtagcaataacaataaatatgtagccttacagagcatttgtttttttagtaaggCTGGAAaatgtcaaaagaagaaggcaaataattcaaaaactataaaaaataaagaccaatgaagaccaattgaaaagttgcttagaatgagtcattttataacatacttaggaggttatttattaaagtccgaatgccaaaaactctaaatgtgaggtttttttttactataaaatccaatttattttgtggaaaaaaaaaatagaattcttcaggatttattataccctgacgacaaaaaaagtcagaatccaaaaatccggaatctcagacctgtcgaggttgtatataagtcagtgggaaaaGTCCCagagatatcctgatctgcgctgggttttgtgtaataatccgaagattttgtgttttttgggcggaaaattctaaaaattcaCATGATTCATCGTTTTTTTTctcgcacaggaaattttcgggaaaatatataaataaggagaaataactcatacggatttggtcggagtttcaGAAAATGAtgagatgttttcagattttgataaataaccctctaaaagtttatataaaggtgAAGCACACCTTTAATGACAGgtaacaaatacatacacacgtatatatatagtCGTAAAGGTGCACATTATACCAAATGATTAAAAGCGATATATTAAGCAAGAATAGAAGCATTCATTTGACTATACAGTCCTATACAGGTATTTTTGTCAGGTACCCATTACTCGTTCTTTGTCCCAGACTAAAACTGCTGTATAGAACCAAAATGTTGAATAAAATCTCATCTCATGATTATTCTGGCAGTGTTAGAGACAGGGAAAGGAGTCTGTAGTTATAGGGAGAGGACAGGCTGTGAATTCCATGGTGTATGAGCTCAGAGTAGGGCCCCTGAGTTGTGTATGAAGCAGAAAATCCTACTTgtcattatatatagtgaataaagtacccccttttgtaaaatatagggatattataagttaccgatgagtttcatgaccatataaaaacacgaggccgaaggccgagtgtttttatacaggtcatggaactccgaggtaacttctaatatcctcatattttacaactgggggtactttatttattataatacacaaatttcaatgagtcatgtgacagaaatgacatcagaactcaccgtttataactgatgacatcagaactcaccgtttataaggatataatttacaggatattcatggcttttgtgtattataaagggatATTACTAACATGGTGgcctgtcaccttgagacatgagtaatatatactgtagctttccctccttagttaaacCCTTAAGTcggctgtttttgtctatatccgaaacggattagaaaatatcctacatgtaaaaagtgtttcataggtgctgccatcttgaaacaggacccctttgttttctgtgtgtgggctgagccaaactgccaaatctcatgcatgcTTAGTCATCTGTGATAGACATGTTCTGCACCACTCATGTCACACCAAGACTATTCTATTAGGATTGTTTGAAACGCCTTCTGTATTAGCACATTGTGTGGGCTACTACTAAAAATCTCATAAACTATAAAATCACCAAAAGGCTAAAACCTACTAAGAATGTGCagtccttggggctcatttataaacactgggtaaatctgcacctgggcagtaatcaattaaatgtttgatttcatcattcaacctgcagctgcctgtaaaaagccagtcactgattggttgctttgggttactgcccaggtgcaaatatgctcagtgtttataaatgagccccctttaCCTTAAAGTCAACCCCaacataaaaatgtgcctaataaaagaaaacatcattctaagcaactttctaatttatatttattgaagatgttcagtgcttttaaagttatagtATTTGCGTAACTCAtggtactttttaaacaatgttgcaaaagtctttgcAGCAAAGGCAGTTCTCTTAATAAGCTGCCTTGTCTTAGTTGTAtccacagtctgagccatcagggcagagaatagagagGGACATCAAGTACAtacacaaataattcaaaaaccatagatgtatatttcaaagttagaagtacattttattttataaggcaaaaaatatttttgggttaacattccctttaaaggggtgttcacctttttGTATTAAGTAGatatggatattctgagacaacctgcagttggttttcattttttattatttatgatttttgagttattttgctttttatccagcagctctccagtttgcaatttcagcaatctggttgctagggtctaaactgtcatagcaaccatgcactgatttgaataagagactggaatatgaaaaggagaggacctgaatagaataatataaataataaaaagtagcaataacaataaatgtgtaaccttacagagcatttgtttttttagatggggtcagtgaccccatttgaaagctggagagagttagaaggttgaaaataattaaaaaactatataaaaaaaatattttttgaaaagttgcttagaattagccgttctataacatactcaaaattaacttaaaggtgaaccaaccctttgcTCCTTCCTCGTGTATCAACACATCTTTCTATGGCCATAATATGATACAGCCCCCAGGAATTTATCATTGTCTTTTAGATTCCATTGGTTGCATAATAATTAGAAACGTAACCATGCTCCAGAAATTGAGCCAATAATCTTCCCTGGCAAAACACAAGTCAAACTGAGCAGATGTCTGAAGGTGTAGAGTAAATACCATTCTTTGTACTTCTCAGTGATTTACAGGGACACTAATCCTGATTCCTTGTTGTTCTTACTACTGTTACTGTGGCATGATTTGGAGAAGGCTGAAAGAATACTAGAGAATCTCTTGGTTTTAGATATTTGGTTCTCTTCTGGGCCCCAAGAGACTCTAACCCTGATTGGGTTGTGCATTATTTTGGGgtttgaatccaaaaaagataaatctgGCAGCAGAGTATCACATAGTTAATATGATTAAATTTAAATGTGGTGCATAGaggacctctagtgaccaaaacaGGAAATTACCAAAATTTGTATAGACTCGTGCACCAATTATAATGAaaatcaaaacattatttatttcaatatatttaaagtcATTTCGTTCCCACTTGGATAGCCCTAATGCATCCCATGCGTTCCCAGCACTTAATCATGGGGCCTAATCATTGTAATGCTTCCTAGTAAATCCTAGGTAAAGTATGCTACAATGTTACAGGGCattccttttgaaataaaaaaataacaaaagtggtataaaggtgatacctttaatGGCTAACttatataatcatagcaagctttcagaacattttagttcctttttcaagcggattacactgaagctgtggtgttctctggtaaatatataaatacatagatatatatgtaaatcctagtaatgtttttattttaattagaattgGTGCATGAGTCTatacatattttcattattttggggTACCAAAAAGAACTTGTAGGGTGCAAGATGAACCCTAGACTTAAGACCTGGTCAATTGCAAGTGAAAAGCAAAGGCTCCTTTTGCACCTTATTATGATGCTTCTTGCAAACGGGTCACAGTAATTAGTACCAGGGgtgatccgccaatgaggcgagctgagtcacgagatttccctccgtgccactaatttgcatatgcagattaggattcagtttggccgaatccaaatcctgctgaaaaaggcagaatcctggattcggtgcatccctaccagtaaAGATCATGTTATTACTTATAAACATTAGTGTGTCTAGTGAAGATGATTAATgaagaatatttattgaaaactCAACATTTcaggggttacttactaaacctCAAAGTTTTCTGATATAGCTAAAAACaaagttttcatggaaaaagctgcaaaaagtcagaatccaaaaatccaccatctcagacctgtcgaggttctgtataattcaatgggagaagcaCCTATATCAATtttgggtttagcccaaaaatcagacttttttggggttttcgggcTAAAACTTGAAAATAacgagcgattcgggaaaaaaaagcctgaaaaactgtatgattcgagtttttgcttgcttttatcgagttttttcacaatccgattaaatcgagtactttttattaatataaactcTAAAATTggacatgggagtttggtcgagctttttttactattatgagatttattctcattttagtaaataacccccttcatctCGCTATGTAGCTTACATCAGGAATGATGAAGGTTCCACAGCATACAGAAATGATGAAGGCTTGAAGTTGGACATCCCTGAACTACAACCTATCCACATTTCTAAACTGCCCATTCATAGACTCAACCACTAGTTCAGACAAAGTTGATTGTCCCGTGTATGGGGCCAAAATGACTTTAGACTCTGACCACTTTTTCAACCAGATATGGTCTAGGCTGTCTGTAGGATCCCATTGGGTAAGGACAACATTGGGCTATGGATgtggaataaaggtggccatacacagggagatccgctcgtttggtgacatatctctccccgatatgcccacattgaggtgggcaatatcgggttgatACTATCTTGGGCCCAAGATCCGGTTGAATTgagggactgcatcaacgaacagatacgCCGTGATTCAACGggatttttaccctgcccgattggggaagcccgtctgagATCCCCACACCCGGGCCattaagctgctgactcggtcccCATATGTGATCCAAGAGATGGCCTGGAGGCTGAGCAATTAGATCCATCTGATTTGATACATCAATTGGGTGGCTGAAGTAGGTCAATATCTTGATTGTTTAGTGATCTGGTCAGGTCTAGAAAATGTAAGATCTTAATGGGATCCTCGTCACACCATGAAATCGATTTCTCAGAGACTTCTGTGACGTCAGCAGTGATATCCTGCTAATTCGCTACTCATGTAGTATAACACCCAGCCACCCAAGCTGTCCACTTTGCCATCAGCCTGAGAACTTAGTGCAATGTGTGTGCACAGTGCAAGGAGCAACAAAGATAAAATataccatagaaaaaaaaacattttatttttgttttcctgtttCAGAGATTTTTTTCATGACAACAAAAAACATCAACAGACTATTgatcattaaaaataataaaacaaataagttatataagaaatatagaaaatatatcatTTAGCGAGCAAAACGTGATAGAAAACAGGTTGTTTAGTGTAATACCTTCCTTCGGAGGGATTTTTATAGAGGGGGCGGCAGAAAGGGAAAATATAGTGAATATAATAGTGGTACCGGACATTTCTTCCTCGCTCAAGCAgttaaatttggataaaatggagtctatgtcaggcagccattacgtaattcggagctttctggatatcgggtttccggataagggatcctatacctgtacaaggtgtGAACAATTAAATGGTCATTGCACTGAATCGTGCATTATTTCCTTTGTATTTAGTGGGACAAAATCTGAATCTGTAAGCAGCGTGTAATGTTTAGCCGACCTGAAACAAGACCTAGGCACCTACTTTCAAAAGGGAATATGCTTCGATTCTTCGTCACAATCTCAAGCACCAATTATAGCTTTACATCCTTGCATGAAAGGGTAACCatgaattgtgtttattttatctcATATATTAATGTGAATGGATCATGGGGCTCCTGGGTTTTGATAAAAGCGAAAAAAAAGGGATTTCAGACCTCCTCCACCTCTTTTAGGTGAGTGTAAGAATCACATGACTGGAAGAAAGTAAAGGCCCatgggggttaaaaaaaacatgaaaccttTCATTTTGAAGACCCTCTAGGAACAGTCCATTgggtaattatatatttttttatacctcCAATCTTGTATCAAaggaatcacacacacacacatttcttactacacacatatatacacataaaatatCTGATTGATCCGTATTTTGTTCTTCTGCAGACTTGGTGCATGAATGTTGGGTTGCACACTCAGTTAGAGCAGCCCAGCTTTAGACCTGGGGGTCACATACTACCGAACAAGGGTTTTTTATGGTCACAGTATGGCATTATAACACAGAAAAGTTCAAAAGTGGACAGATTCATGCAAGGTATTCCATTTGCTCCTTGCAAGGTCCAGAATACCAAAAGACCAGATAATGGACCTCTGCTTACAAAACAGTCACGACAAAGGGTGAAGGGAAGGGGTTATGCACTGGGAATCCAACGATACCcctcacaagaaccaaacatggagtagcttcagtttgcCTCTTtagtttaagaaataacaaaaccataAACTGTGCTGATCTGCGGATGGTGGGAAATTGGAAACATTTAGCAGTACCTGTAGGATTAAGTCAATAGAACAGCCAAGGAGATTCTATTATCATCAGTGGGAGGTATTGATTAACACAAAGTCTTGCATCCATCCAGGAACTGACAGTTAcaaatcagatgcttgctttcatGATCCTTACTCTTGCACATTAgaaaaaaatctctcttttgATTGGATAGGTACTAAACCAAACACATATTTGTTCATGATACCCCATAGCCCCTGATGTATATATACAAGTCTGCTATAATTTACTGACCTTTGCCTATAAATTAAAGGGGACGTaaagctaaaataaaatgtagcctaatgatagaaaatataattctaagcagctttccaatatacattcatttttgtgtGTGATACACAGAGCAGTAGTTATGTGTCCCttgctattccctgcactgctagttctgacaatgttgtgcaggtatgggacctgttatccagaatgctggggacctggggttttcctgataacagatcttcccgtaattttgttcttcattccttaaagggatactgtcatgggaaaaaatttttttccaaaatgcatcagttaatagtgctgttccagcagaaatttctcaaaagagcaaacagatttttttatatttaattctaaaatctgacatggggctagacattttgtcaatttcccagctgcccctggtcatgtgacgtgtgcctgcactttaggagagaaatgttttctggcaggctgctgtttttccttctcaatgtaactgaatgtgtctcagtgggacatgggtttttactattgagtgctgttcttagatcttccaggcagctgttatcttgtgttagggagctgttatctggttaccttcccattgtgcttttgtttggctgctgggggaaaagggaggggggtgatatcactccaacttgcagtacagcagtaaagagtgcttgaagtttatcagagcacaagtcacatgacttggggcagctgggaaattgacaatatgtctagccccatgtcagatttcaaaattgaatacaaaaaaatctgtttgctcgtttgagaaatggatttcagtgcagaattctgctggagcagcactattaactgattcattttgaaaaaaaatttttttcccatgacagtatccctttaagtctactagaaaatcatttaaacattatagaacccaataggctggttttgcttccagtaaggattaattgtattatttgtatcatggattagatcaagtacaaggtactattttattattacagagaaaaaggatatcatttttaaaaaattggattatttgaataaagccacagtctatgagagatgtccattccataattcagagctttctggataacggaaatTACTGTAGACGGAAGATAGGACAATAGTGTTGATTTTGAAGGAGGGTGCCACAGTCATcgcaaacaatatggcagattGCAATTTGaattatatattcaaatataaaaaatgaaatgtgatACTATTTTACAGCTTTAGAAAACAACTATTATTTCCTTAACTTGGTCAATAACAAATGCACAATACAGAATCCTCTCAAGCTGTGCCTGATCAGGTGGGTCTGATGGGCACTGCTGTGAACTGATTGGTTCATATTATCTCAAAGGGAATCGGGACGTGGTTATAGGAAATAAATATGGGGTAGAAAAAGAAAGCTGTAGAAGGCAGGATCCAAAGACCATGAGTAGCGACATGCAGTCCATAAAAATTAGTTGCAAATAAGTTAtatttctcaatatatatatatatatatatatatatatatatatatatatatatatatatatatatatatatatacacatatatatatatatatatatatatatatatgcacatatatatataaaatttacaaataGAATAACCACTTTATACTAGCTTACAATATGAACTGTCTAATGGGGGGGACACCATCCCCGAGGGACGGAGGGGAATCATTTGCTGCTCCAAGGACCTTCTTCACATTTAATGTACCAGCTTAGCCAAGTCTGTCATGTTCAATGTTTACAAAGGTCTACGttgcccgttttttttttacaataaaacttttcaagATTTCCAGCTCTATGAGTAAAGGCGACACAGTAAATACAGAGCACCGTTGAAAGTGCCAGTTTTCTGCCTTCCTTGTAACAATATTCCATGATATAGTCATCAGCCGTGTAACTCCAACGTGAAAAGGCACCGAGTGAGATAACGGAAAGTAAGGTTCTCCTCCCAGAAATGCTGAACAAGACCTCTTGGTGCTCATTTACATCCAGTTGCGTGCATCTTGGAAGCCTCTTCTATAAAATGTTTCCGTTGGTGTTGAGACTCCAGGAATGTGTATTTAAGGCCTTTTGTGCCATGCTGTAAACAGGTTAAGGAAAAGCATTCCTCATTCTCTAACCACAGTAAGGAGAGGAATCCCCCTCTACCTTCTATTCTGCCAACCGTTGTCTTTTACGTCCTTCCTGTCCGACTTAACAAGGTACAGACACACGCTGTGTCAATACGGATCCAACGCCAACCCACAAGCTTGTTGGAATCTATGGTCAGAGCCCTCACATAAGACTGTTTTGCTTTGCACTCAGATATCCAGTGCTTTTTGTCCACACCTCGGCATCCCCTTGTGGTGCTGCCTGATGGATTGCACTTGGTCTCGAAGAAGTATTGCTTCAGTGGTCCTGTAAGAGTCTGAATCTCAGACATGACGGTCACTATTTTCCCCCGATCATCCACAGCTGTACGCTTATCTGTAACCCAGACGTTGACACTGTCACACACAGAGAGCTCTCCCCGGCGAGACAAGCTGACCGAATCAGATCCCGAAGCCCGTTTTACCCGGGAAGTCTTGTTGGCTGGTTCTGGATGTGCCACTGTCTCCTCTGACAAAAAAAGTAGTGGAGGGCTAGAAGGCTCCTCACTTGAAAGAGACACTCTAGGTGAGTAAAGGTTCCAGTCCTTACCGGCCATGCTGGAATAGGTGGATGAGAAATCTGGGAAGAACCCATGTTGCAGGACATGACTGAAGTTGTACGGAACTGAGTGTAGGTCTGAGGCGTCGGATGTGTTATCAGGGCCATAATCCAAATCTGTGTTTTGGCTCTGGAAGGGGGCAGCGCAGATGGCACAAAAGTATGAGATCACCATGGCATAAAAGCGGAGGATCATTACTTAATCCACCACAGACCACtgccaaaaaaagtaaaaacagaatTAGAATGTGGCATTGCATACAGAAATCTGACATTATACAACTAACGCATATTGGAAGAACATCAAAAGAATGTTCAATATAAGTACAAAATAACAGCTGAGGATGGCAATGCAATATTGAGGCTTTAACGTCTATACCTGTAAGAGAAATGGGCAGAACTGGACATAAATGGTTGTTAGCCTATTTCACTTTATTCCCCCCTTGCAAGTCCCACCTTTGTTCAGCACCCCACTTATATCCTACCAAggttatacagtttatataagaaAACACTGGTGTATCGGTCATTCAGCCATAAAATCTAAAATACCAAGACTATCAAGGGCAGCAAATTAGTTTTCACCCCAAATCCCAATATAATTGTCTTTCAAGTTGGCGTATCAGGTCTacttagaagagaaaataaatgttggTTTTCAGGATGATCCCCCTGCCACTGTTCCAAGCTCCACCAGGGGGTCCAGCCCCAGAGTTTAAGAACCACTTGCACATAGTGAAAATTTACACGTGGCTCTTTATCTGTGTTGGAACTCAAGCTGTCAGCATCCCCTAGAcataggggtccccaatcttttatacccgtgaacaacattcaggtgtaaaaagatttggggagcaacacaagcaagaaaaatgtttggGGGTGGTGCAAAACAAGTGTTGTGATTGAGCacatggtagcccctatgtggactggcagcctacaggagactctgtttggcagtacatctgttttttatgcaactaaaacttgcccccaagcctgtacttaaaaaataagcacctgctttgaggccactgagagcaacatccgaggggttggtgatgttgttcatgagccactgccTTAGACATTAATCACAGAGACACGGGTACCCCCCACCCCAACACACAAACATAAGCTGTATTATTCTAGCTTGTATAAAATTACTTGATTTTAAAAGTTCAAAGAAAAATAATGGCTTTCATATTGGATCATATTGCTGTTGAAATACTTAAGCCCAAGGCTGCAAAAATGAATTTGAGGACCAATGCCTATGAACCAATGATGCTACAAGAACATCTGCTCCTCTTTCTCTTACTCCAACCCATCTGGTAACCCACAGGCTAGCCTCCTCCAATGCATTCTGCTCCCAAATATTTAAGTTAATAAAGAATTCAGCATATGTTATGCATAGATACAATTTAATTTGGGAAATAAAACTGTACAGCGGTAGATCCTGTTCTCTGGCTAAAACAAGGCTTCAGAATGGACCATATATAAATACCTATAAGTCTCAAGTCATCTAAAGCCTAAGGCAGGCAACAGATTTGCATTATGCTAAccctatttaataaataaccacaacCGGACTAATTAGAAACTccttgtcacgaccggcacccaataccataacaagtgccaagcaccctggtctcggctcggcttcaccagtagtgtgaccaccgttgggcttcgggaggaggcctcagcttacttgggtgccacctggacttaacgagaggtgcaaggcgagatgttctggctggcaaagaggcacagctgttagcagagtcttttgggccgaaggtcacggtacaaatggagcaggcaagagac encodes:
- the ntf4.L gene encoding neurotrophin-4-like; this encodes MILRFYAMVISYFCAICAAPFQSQNTDLDYGPDNTSDASDLHSVPYNFSHVLQHGFFPDFSSTYSSMAGKDWNLYSPRVSLSSEEPSSPPLLFLSEETVAHPEPANKTSRVKRASGSDSVSLSRRGELSVCDSVNVWVTDKRTAVDDRGKIVTVMSEIQTLTGPLKQYFFETKCNPSGSTTRGCRGVDKKHWISECKAKQSYVRALTIDSNKLVGWRWIRIDTACVCTLLSRTGRT